A window of the Megalopta genalis isolate 19385.01 chromosome 2, iyMegGena1_principal, whole genome shotgun sequence genome harbors these coding sequences:
- the LOC117229940 gene encoding acyl-CoA Delta-9 desaturase, with translation MATETSQEQDLQKHKENGEVTYEVRELIEGAPYGTDMTYKHKVLWRIVALYVWFHTGWVIGAYTAFFHAKWATLAWAFVWLVVALIGEGIVSHRYYSHNAFKATPLLRVILLFCQTLSGQNSALTWAKDHIMHHKYSDTDMDPHNSNRGFFFAHVGWLMMEKHPMLLQKETEMDFSRFEQDKLLMFQHKYFLPLYLVCAIMMPVSAAMYFWNETFWNAFFAGYMFPYVFVLHATWSINSFAHMIGSRPYDTRIAARESWVTILATLGDGFHNFHHAFPWDYRMTDTPYSFYAKLIDFWEYLGLAYDLRIAKPSLVSRHQKRYGDESQRWKVLDQRAKSQ, from the exons ATGGCCACCGAAACGAGCCAAGAGCAGGACCTCCAAAAGCACAAGGAGAACGGCGAGGTCACGTACGAGGTTAGAGAACTCATAGAAGGGGCGCCCTATGGCACCGACATGACCTACAAGCACAAAGTGTTGTGGCGTATCGTCGCCCTTTACGTTTGGTTCCACACCGGGTGGGTGATCGGCGCCTACACCGCGTTTTTCCATGCCAAATGGGCTACTTTGGCCTGGG CGTTCGTCTGGCTAGTTGTCGCGCTCATCGGAGAAGGGATAGTCTCGCATCGGTATTACAGCCACAACGCTTTCAAAGCGACGCCACTTCTCAGGGTGATCCTCCTCTTCTGCCAGACCTTGTCCGGCCAG AACAGCGCGTTGACATGGGCGAAGGACCACATCATGCACCACAAGTACAGCGACACGGACATGGATCCGCATAACTCGAATCGCGGATTCTTCTTCGCTCACGTGGGCTGGCTGATGATGGAGAAACACCCGATGCTGCTGCAGAAGGAGACCGAGATGGACTTCTCCCGGTTCGAACAGGACAAACTGTTGATGTTCCAGCACAA GTACTTTCTGCCCCTTTACCTCGTGTGCGCGATAATGATGCCCGTGTCGGCGGCGATGTACTTTTGGAACGAAACGTTCTGGAACGCTTTCTTCGCTGGTTACATGTTCCCATATGTGTTCGTCTTGCACGCGACTTGGTCTATCAATTCGTTCGCCCATATGATCGGCTCCCGGCCCTACGACAC GAGGATCGCGGCGAGGGAGTCTTGGGTGACGATTCTGGCCACGCTCGGCGACGGATTCCACAATTTCCATCACGCTTTCCCGTGGGACTATCGCATGACGGACACGCCGTACAGCTTCTACGCGAAGCTGATCGATTTCTGGGAGTACCTCGGCCTGGCCTACGATCTCAGAATAGCGAAACCCTCGCTCGTTAGCCGCCACCAGAAGAGATACGGGGACGAGTCGCAAAGGTGGAAGGTGCTCGACCAAAGGGCGAAGTCACAGTGA